A genomic stretch from Streptomyces fungicidicus includes:
- a CDS encoding Rv1733c family protein — MARTRGARPRRVRLWRWRRNPLRRRSDLAEAWLLLGALVLALLLGVLSGLAAAGAVDGSLAERRERSSPVAAVLTEDAAGAAASVTENGDGGVWAKVRWTAPDGTLHTGRAEVSPRSPAGTEVTVWTDPAGRLVAAPPEGAEARFQTVMAGVTVAVATGGLVLLGGRLGRRRLELRRLGAWEAEWRRVEPSWRRRMTG; from the coding sequence ATGGCGAGGACGCGTGGTGCGAGGCCCCGCAGGGTGAGGCTGTGGAGGTGGCGGAGGAACCCGCTGCGCCGCCGCAGTGATCTGGCCGAGGCATGGCTGCTGCTCGGCGCGCTCGTGCTCGCCCTGCTGCTGGGGGTGCTGTCCGGCCTCGCGGCGGCGGGCGCCGTGGACGGGTCGCTCGCCGAGCGGCGGGAGCGGAGCAGTCCCGTCGCCGCCGTGCTGACCGAGGACGCCGCCGGCGCGGCCGCCTCGGTGACCGAGAACGGGGACGGCGGAGTCTGGGCGAAGGTGCGCTGGACCGCCCCCGACGGCACCCTCCACACGGGCCGGGCGGAGGTCTCCCCCCGGAGCCCTGCGGGCACCGAGGTCACCGTGTGGACGGACCCGGCGGGCCGGCTGGTCGCCGCACCGCCCGAGGGCGCGGAGGCACGGTTCCAGACCGTCATGGCCGGTGTCACGGTCGCCGTGGCCACCGGGGGACTGGTGCTGCTCGGCGGGCGGCTCGGCCGCCGCCGGCTGGAACTGCGTCGCCTGGGCGCGTGGGAGGCCGAGTGGAGGCGGGTCGAGCCGTCCTGGCGGCGGCGGATGACGGGCTGA